The proteins below are encoded in one region of Pomacea canaliculata isolate SZHN2017 linkage group LG7, ASM307304v1, whole genome shotgun sequence:
- the LOC112569375 gene encoding uncharacterized protein LOC112569375, with protein sequence MKFVIFLGLLGVVLGNDANYVSKLFHATDINNDSVILLHEIMEAFNYMDVDDDYQLTLEEFGSDLIPGSPPLDAESAFKFFDTKDLEENGFLDKSAVLFYFNGLDSNKDGRLTLAEYMENYFLLFDDNDRK encoded by the exons ATGAAGTTTGTCATCTTTCTTGGACTTCTGGGTGTGGTGCTCGG CAATGACGCCAACTACGTCTCCAAGCTGTTCCACGCTACCGACATCAACAACGACAGTGTCATTTTGCTTCATGAAATTATGGAAGCTTTTAACTACATGGATGTGGACg ACGATTACCAGCTGACTCTTGAAGAGTTTGGCTCTGACTTAATTCCCGGGTCGCCTCCTCTTGATGCCGAGAGCGCTTTCAAATTCTTCGACACAAAGGACCTGGAGGAGAATGGCTTTTTGGATAAATCAGCTGTTCTGTTCTATTTCAATGGCCTGGACAGTAACA agGACGGCCGACTCACACTTGCGGAATACATGGAGAATTATTTTCTG CTCTTCGATGACAATGACCGTAAATAA